Proteins encoded within one genomic window of Bos indicus isolate NIAB-ARS_2022 breed Sahiwal x Tharparkar chromosome 23, NIAB-ARS_B.indTharparkar_mat_pri_1.0, whole genome shotgun sequence:
- the LOC109576720 gene encoding olfactory receptor 2B11-like — MKHMNESFPEDFILMGFTKYPWLDVPFFFALLTSYMFTLLGNIAIILVSQLDSQLQSPMYFFLTSLSFLDLCFTTTTVPQMLFNLGGPNKNITYIGCMTQAYVFHWLGCTECVLLGTMALDRYVAVCKPLRYPVIMNHKLCRQLSSTAWLIGLANSLLQSTLTVQLPLCGKQELDHFFCELPGLIKMACVDTTVNELTLAVVATFLIMGPLSMILVSYSYIAQAVFRIPSAGGRLKAFNTCSSHLLVVSLFYGPGIYIYMQPSGDSPQDLIKVLTLFYCVITPMANPFIYTLRNKDVKGALRRLLRRAILSKKI, encoded by the coding sequence ATGAAGCACATGAATGAAAGTTTTCCAGAGGATTTCATTCTCATGGGCTTTACCAAATATCCATGGTTGgatgttcctttcttctttgccctCCTAACCTCCTACATGTTCACACTATTGGGAAACATTGCTATTATTCTGGTTTCCCAACTAGATTCCCAACTCCAAAGTCCTATGTATTTCTTCCTCACAAGCCTCTCCTTCCTGGACCTCTGTTTCACCACCACAACTGTACCCCAAATGCTGTTCAACTTAGGCGGACCCAACAAGAACATCACTTATATAGGCTGCATGACCCAGGCATATGTATTTCACTGGCTAGGCTGTACTGAATGTGTCCTGCTTGGCACCATGGCCTTAGACCGCTATGTAGCTGTGTGTAAGCCTCTGAGATACCCTGTAATCATGAACCACAAGCTCTGTCGGCAGCTCTCCAGCACTGCTTGGCTCATTGGTCTGGCCAATTCACTACTGCAGTCCACACTCACAGTCCAGCTGCCTCTGTGTGGGAAACAAGAACTGGACCACTTCTTTTGTGAACTGCCTGGTCTAATTAAGATGGCTTGTGTGGACACCACAGTCAATGAGCTTACTTTAGCGGTGGTGGCCACCTTCCTGATAATGGGTCCCCTCTCCATGATTCTTGTCTCTTACAGTTATATTGCACAAGCTGTATTTCGAATTCCTTCTGCTGGTGGGAGACTTAAGGCCTTCAACACTTGTTCTTCGCACTTATTGGTGGTGTCTTTATTTTATGGCCCTGGCATCTACATCTATATGCAGCCTTCAGGGGACAGCCCTCAAGACCTTATCAAAGTTCTGACGCTGTTTTACTGTGTTATTACTCCCATGGCCAACCCATTCATCTACACCTTGAGGAACAAGGATGTTAAAGGAGCTTTGAGGAGACTTCTGAGGAGGGCCATTTTGTCCAAGAAAATATGA
- the ZSCAN12 gene encoding zinc finger and SCAN domain-containing protein 12 isoform X5, producing MSNLVFQPGITPRPRALGVWSLSYWITIGNSDICLFISTYFTYSCPLSILEELQRETVSKKLKATALALQTPEMHEGLLAVKVKEEKGDHTRMGQEPGLSGDNPHTREIFRRRFRQFCYQETPGPREALRRLQELCHQWLRPEMHTKEQILELLVLEQFLTILPEELQAWVREHRPVSGEEAVIVLEDLERELDEPREQVPARDHEQKELVKEKAALGTAQESSSSQLQTLEERPQWNLRGVGPIQEIDNETGTWNVELAPKRELSKEKKSLVEAPEKLNGDTIPVPEYGETCDQEGRLERQRGSSSVERPYVCSDCGKSFTQNSILTEHQRTHTGEKPYECDECGRAFSQRSGLFQHQRLHTGEKRYQCSVCGKAFSQNAGLFHHLRIHTGEKPYQCNQCSKSFSRRSVLIKHQRIHTGERPYKCDKCGKNFIYHCNLIQHRKVHPMAESS from the exons ATGTCGAATCTAGTTTTCCAACCAGGAATCACACCCAGGCCTcgtgcattgggagtatggagtcttagttACTGGATCACCATTGGAAATTCTGACATTTGTCTCTTTATTAGCACTTATTTTACATACAGTTGCCCACTCTCCATCCTTGAGGAGCTTCAAAGAGAAACAGtttccaagaaattaaaag CCACAGCCTTGGCCCTTCAGACTCCAGAGATGCACGAGGGACTTctagcagtgaaagtgaaagaggaaaagggggacCACACAAGAATGGGCCAGGAACCTGGCCTGTCAGGAGATAACCCTCATACCAGGGAGATCTTTCGTAGACGCTTCAGACAGTTCTGCTACCAGGAGACACCAGGGCCCCGAGAGGCTCTTCGAAGACTCCAGGAGCTCTGCCATCAGTGGCTGAGACCAGAGATGCACACCAAAGAGCAGATCCTGGAGCTGCTGGTGCTGGAGCAGTTCCTAACCATCCTGCCTGAGGAGCTCCAGGCCTGGGTGAGAGAGCACCGCCCAGTGAGTGGAGAAGAGGCGGTAATTGTGCTGGAGGATTTGGAGAGAGAGCTGGATGAACCAAGAGAGCAG GTCCCAGCCCGTGATCATGAACAAAAGGAGCTTGTGAAGGAGAAAGCAGCTCTAGGAACAGCCCAGGAGTCATCAAGTAGCCAGCTCCAAACCTTGGAAGAGCGGCCTCAGTGGAACTTGAGAGGGGTGGGCCCGATTCAGGAGATTG ACAATGAGACTGGAACTTGGAATGTGGAGTTAGCTCCAAAGAGGGAGCTgtctaaagaaaagaaatctcttGTGGAGGCACCTGAAAAACTGAATGGTGATACTATTCCAGTGCCTGAATATGGAGAGACCTGTGACCAGGAAGGTAGACTGGAGAGGCAACGGGGAAGCTCTTCAGTGGAAAGACCCTATGTCTGCAGTGACTGTGGGAAAAGCTTCACCCAGAATTCCATCCTTACTGAGCACCAGAGAACgcacacgggcgagaagccctATGAGTGTGATGAGTGTGGGCGGGCCTTCAGCCAGCGGTCAGGCCTGTTCCAGCACCAGAGACTCCACACTGGGGAGAAGCGCTATCAGTGCAGCGtttgtggcaaagcctttagccAGAATGCTGGGCTTTTTCATCATCTCAGGATCCACACGGGGGAAAAGCCGTACCAGTGCAATCAGTGCAGTAAGAGCTTTAGTCGACGTTCTGTCCTCATTAagcatcagagaattcacactggagaaagacCTTATAAATGTGACAAATGTGGCAAGAACTTCATCTACCATTGCAACCTCATCCAGCATCGGAAAGTCCACCCCATGGCTGAATCCAGCTAG
- the ZSCAN12 gene encoding zinc finger and SCAN domain-containing protein 12 isoform X8: MHEGLLAVKVKEEKGDHTRMGQEPGLSGDNPHTREIFRRRFRQFCYQETPGPREALRRLQELCHQWLRPEMHTKEQILELLVLEQFLTILPEELQAWVREHRPVSGEEAVIVLEDLERELDEPREQVPARDHEQKELVKEKAALGTAQESSSSQLQTLEERPQWNLRGVGPIQEIDNETGTWNVELAPKRELSKEKKSLVEAPEKLNGDTIPVPEYGETCDQEGRLERQRGSSSVERPYVCSDCGKSFTQNSILTEHQRTHTGEKPYECDECGRAFSQRSGLFQHQRLHTGEKRYQCSVCGKAFSQNAGLFHHLRIHTGEKPYQCNQCSKSFSRRSVLIKHQRIHTGERPYKCDKCGKNFIYHCNLIQHRKVHPMAESS, from the exons ATGCACGAGGGACTTctagcagtgaaagtgaaagaggaaaagggggacCACACAAGAATGGGCCAGGAACCTGGCCTGTCAGGAGATAACCCTCATACCAGGGAGATCTTTCGTAGACGCTTCAGACAGTTCTGCTACCAGGAGACACCAGGGCCCCGAGAGGCTCTTCGAAGACTCCAGGAGCTCTGCCATCAGTGGCTGAGACCAGAGATGCACACCAAAGAGCAGATCCTGGAGCTGCTGGTGCTGGAGCAGTTCCTAACCATCCTGCCTGAGGAGCTCCAGGCCTGGGTGAGAGAGCACCGCCCAGTGAGTGGAGAAGAGGCGGTAATTGTGCTGGAGGATTTGGAGAGAGAGCTGGATGAACCAAGAGAGCAG GTCCCAGCCCGTGATCATGAACAAAAGGAGCTTGTGAAGGAGAAAGCAGCTCTAGGAACAGCCCAGGAGTCATCAAGTAGCCAGCTCCAAACCTTGGAAGAGCGGCCTCAGTGGAACTTGAGAGGGGTGGGCCCGATTCAGGAGATTG ACAATGAGACTGGAACTTGGAATGTGGAGTTAGCTCCAAAGAGGGAGCTgtctaaagaaaagaaatctcttGTGGAGGCACCTGAAAAACTGAATGGTGATACTATTCCAGTGCCTGAATATGGAGAGACCTGTGACCAGGAAGGTAGACTGGAGAGGCAACGGGGAAGCTCTTCAGTGGAAAGACCCTATGTCTGCAGTGACTGTGGGAAAAGCTTCACCCAGAATTCCATCCTTACTGAGCACCAGAGAACgcacacgggcgagaagccctATGAGTGTGATGAGTGTGGGCGGGCCTTCAGCCAGCGGTCAGGCCTGTTCCAGCACCAGAGACTCCACACTGGGGAGAAGCGCTATCAGTGCAGCGtttgtggcaaagcctttagccAGAATGCTGGGCTTTTTCATCATCTCAGGATCCACACGGGGGAAAAGCCGTACCAGTGCAATCAGTGCAGTAAGAGCTTTAGTCGACGTTCTGTCCTCATTAagcatcagagaattcacactggagaaagacCTTATAAATGTGACAAATGTGGCAAGAACTTCATCTACCATTGCAACCTCATCCAGCATCGGAAAGTCCACCCCATGGCTGAATCCAGCTAG